GGCAATACGACGGGTACGTTTAGGTTTGGGGAAATCGGTTTTCTTGAGTACATCGTAGCGTGAGCTTTCATCAGCCATCTGGCTACCAAGCACTGAACCGTGACCATCGAATATTCGCTGAAGCGTTTCGGAAGCCGATTCTATAGGTTCCGACTGATGATCCTTGGTGGCCATCGCTCCTCCTTGCACAGACGTAAGTTCCAGTGTTCTCATTCGTATGGACATGATGCTCGTTATCCACAATTGCGATATGCAATGTGGATAAGTGTGGATAAGTGTGAATGATGTTGGGTGTTAGATTGTGTATTCACAGACGAAAAGCATTGAAAAATCAATGTTTTCATCATTGTGCACATCGTCCCGTAAAAATGTGGATAATTTTTACGCACATACGGAAATGTGGATAACTTAATCAGTACTCCACTCATCGCTTATCCACAATCACCACGTGGGTAGGCTCAAGATCCGGTCCGACAGCCGCTTCAACGACGCGTGGACGACGACCACCGAATTCTGCAATCTCCTTGCCAGCCTTGTCGATTTCAGCCTGAGCAGACCGTCCCTTCAATGCGATCAACTGTCCTGACGGTTTCAGCAACGGCAACGTCCAGCCAGAGAGTTTGGTCATAGGAGCAACCGCACGACACGTGACAACAGCGAACGGATGAATTTCCCGCTTCCGTACCTGCTGGATGACGGCATCGGAGCGTCCACGAATAATCTCAACGTTCTGCAGTTGCATCAGGTCAACACATTCATGCAACCATTCGATTCGCCGCTCCATCGGTTCAATCAGCGTGAAGTCATGATCCGGCAAACACGCGGCAGCCACCAATCCGGGAAAACCACCACCACTGCCGACGTCGGCAACTGTTTTGAAGCGAATACCATTCGTTGCATTCCGAACGTACGGCACAATCGCAGCGGAATTCAGAATATGCCGTTCCCAAATGATATCGACGTCACGGGGGCCGATCAATCCACGAGGTTCACCCTCTTCGGCAATCTTGGCATGGAAACGCTCCAACTTCGGCAACGCATCACCCAAGACCTCAGCAAGTACAGGTGACTCCTGCAGCTGATCCGTCATAGCCATCTCCCTCACCATGTTTCACGTGAAACAATCAACATGGAAAAGGCGTCGCTCATTACGACGCCATTCCCCCTGCGGTCACTCTTGTCTGTTTAGAGACGACATCCGTTGAACGTCCCTGTCATCTCAAAAACTCGTCGACCTATTACTCCTGATCAAGCTCGTCGTCTTCGGCAACATCCTCGACTTTGTTCTTGAGATACACCGTCACGTAACGATGAGGCTCCTCACCGTGCGAGCGAGACTTCAGCCCCTCTTCCCGAACCACATCGTGAACGACTTTACGTTCGAAGGAATTCATCGGCTTCAAGTCATACGGCTCGCCGGAATCCCTCACTGCGTCAATGGCATCCAGGGCGATATCACAGAGGTGCTGACGCTTGCGCTTCAGGAAACCGTCGACATCCACAATCAGATGAGAACGCTCGCCGGTCTTCTGCTGTACAGCCAGACGAGTCAATTGCTGCAGAGCATCAACGACTTCACCATTACGGCCAATAAGATGTTTGATGTCGGTATCGTCATCAGCAACGATCTGCACGGTGGGGCGGTCATTACGCACGCCCATCTCAATGTCGCCCTCATAGTCGGCGATATCCAGTAGGCCCTCAAGGTAATCCGCGGCGATATCAGCCTCTTCGTTGAGCTGATCAATCGACTTCACGTCATCCTGTGCCATACGCTACTCCTTCATGTCGTGTTTGAATTACAAGTCTAAGCCCTGCTCCCCCGAACAGAGAAAGTAATGTCGGTGCGTGTTCGATGTTTCACGTGAAACACCGAACACGCACCG
The window above is part of the Bifidobacterium longum subsp. infantis ATCC 15697 = JCM 1222 = DSM 20088 genome. Proteins encoded here:
- the rsmG gene encoding 16S rRNA (guanine(527)-N(7))-methyltransferase RsmG, giving the protein MTDQLQESPVLAEVLGDALPKLERFHAKIAEEGEPRGLIGPRDVDIIWERHILNSAAIVPYVRNATNGIRFKTVADVGSGGGFPGLVAAACLPDHDFTLIEPMERRIEWLHECVDLMQLQNVEIIRGRSDAVIQQVRKREIHPFAVVTCRAVAPMTKLSGWTLPLLKPSGQLIALKGRSAQAEIDKAGKEIAEFGGRRPRVVEAAVGPDLEPTHVVIVDKR
- a CDS encoding protein jag — protein: MAQDDVKSIDQLNEEADIAADYLEGLLDIADYEGDIEMGVRNDRPTVQIVADDDTDIKHLIGRNGEVVDALQQLTRLAVQQKTGERSHLIVDVDGFLKRKRQHLCDIALDAIDAVRDSGEPYDLKPMNSFERKVVHDVVREEGLKSRSHGEEPHRYVTVYLKNKVEDVAEDDELDQE